A window from Populus trichocarpa isolate Nisqually-1 chromosome 3, P.trichocarpa_v4.1, whole genome shotgun sequence encodes these proteins:
- the LOC7497829 gene encoding COP1-interactive protein 1 isoform X5: MTKKKHDFRESLKSFIGTHIDPEKDEQLKETKTEIDDKVKRILKLIKEEDLEERDGLSVENSKKEPLLELIEDVQKQYHLLYGQYDHLKGELREKVNGKHGKDTSSSSSSDSESDDSSKHKGSKNGRFESEKITDGIKQELEAANLDVAELRSKLRATSEERDALKWEHQTALNKIQEAEEIIRNLRLEAERSDAGKAQLLIENGELKQKLDSAGVIKAELNQRLEELNKEKDSLILEKEAAMRSIEESEKIREALKLEYETALIKIQEEEEVIRNLKLKAESSNTDKARLLAESGGLKQKLDAAGVIEAELNQRLGELKKEKDSLNLEREAAMRSIEESEKIREALKLEYETALIKIQEEEEVIRNLKIEAESSDTDKARLLAENGGLKQKLDAAGVIEAELNQRLEELNKEKDGMIWEKEAAMRSIEESEKIREALKLEYETALIKIQEEEEVIGNLKLKAESSDTDKTRLLAENGELKQKLDAAGVIEAELNQRLEELNKEKDSLILEREAAMRSIEESEKIREALKLEYETALIKIQEEEEVIRNLKIEAESSDTDKARLLAENGGLKQKLDAAGLIEAELNQRLEELNKEKDGLILEREAAMRSIEESEKIREALKLEYETALIKIQEEEEVIRNLKIEAESSDTDKAWLLAESGGLKQKLDAAGVIEAELNQRLEELNKEKDGLILETEAAMRSIEESEKIREALKLEYETALIKIQEEEEVIRNLKLEAESSDTDKARLLAESGGLKQKLDAAGLIEAELNQRLEELNKEKNSLILETEAAMRSIEESEKIREALTLEYETALIKIQEEEEVIRNLKLEVESSDTGKARLLAENGELKQKLDSAGVIEAELNQRMEELNKEKDGMILEKEAAMRSIEESEKIGEDLRILTDQLQEEKATTGQELEALKAELSIMKQQLESAEHQVAEFTHNLSVTKRENDSLTLKLSEISNEMEQAQNTIDGLVGESGHLKDKLGDREREYSSLAEMHETHGNESSTRINGLEVQVRGLELELGSSQARNRDLEVQIESKVAEAKQLGEQNQGLEARILELEMMSKVRGDELSALMKKLEENYNESFSRTESLTVQVDTLLADFKSIHAQKAELEEQMVSRGNEASTRVEGLIDQVNLLQQQLESLRSQKVELEVQLENKTLEISEYRILIENLKEEIVSKTEDQQRVLAEKESCSAQINDLELEVETLCNQKTDLGEQISTETKERERLGEEMVRLQEKILEMEKTQTEREFELSALQERHTNGEIEASAQIMALTEQVNNLHQELDSLQTEKNQMQLQLEKEKEEFSENLTEMENQKSELVSQIAEHRRMLDEQEEAHKKLNEEHKQVEGWFQECKLSLAVAERKVQDMAEEFQKHLGSRDQMVEQLEEMIEDLKRDLEVKGDELNTLVENVRNIEVKLRLSNQKLRVTEQLLTENEDTFRKAEEKYQQEQRVLEERVAVLSGIITANNEAYHSMVADISEKVNNSLLGLDALTMKFEEDCNRYENCILVVSKEILIAKNWFGDTNNENEKLRKEVGNLVVQLQDIKEHESALKEKVEQLEVKVSKEGVEKENLTKAINQLEKKVVALETMMKEKDEGILDLGEEKREAIRQLCIWIEYHQSRYDYLREMLSKMPIRGQRAS, translated from the exons ATGACAAAGAAAAAGCACGATTTCCGTGAATCATTAAAATCCTTCATTGGAACTCACATTGATCCGGAGAAAGATGAACAgctaaaagaaactaaaacag AAATTGATGACAAGGTAAAAAGGATCTTGAAGCTTATCAAAGAGGAAGATCTTGAAGAACGAGATGGCCTCTCAGTAGAAAACTCCAAAAAAGAGCCTCTTCTTGAGCTAATTGAGGATGTCCAGAAACAGTACCATTTGCTCTATGGACAATATGATCATCTGAAGGGAGAGCTGAGAGAGAAAGTTAATGGCAAACATGGAAAAGATACCTCATCTTCATCTAGCTCAGACTCAGAATCTGATGATTCTTCTAAGCACAAAGGCAGTAAAAATGGTCGttttgaaagtgaaaagataaCAGATGGCATAAAGCAAGAACTTGAAGCAGCAAATCTAGACGTTGCTGAACTGAGGAGTAAGTTGAGAGCTACAAGTGAGGAAAGGGATGCTTTAAAGTGGGAACATCAAACAGCTTTGAACAAGATACAAGAAGCAGAAGAAATCATCAGAAATTTGAGGCTTGAAGCTGAACGATCAGATGCTGGCAAAGCACAACTTTTGATTGAGAATGGAGAACTGAAGCAAAAACTAGATTCTGCTGGCGTGATAAAAGCAGAACTAAATCAAAGACTGGAGGAACTGAACAAAGAGAAAGATAGCCTGATTTTGGAGAAAGAGGCTGCCATGAGAAGCATTGAAGAGAGTGAGAAGATCAGAGAAGCTTTAAAGTTAGAATATGAGACAGCTTTGATCAAGAttcaagaagaagaggaggtcATCAGAAATTTGAAGCTTAAAGCTGAAAGTTCAAACACTGATAAAGCACGACTTTTGGCTGAGAGTGGGGGACTGAAGCAAAAACTAGATGCTGCTGGCGTGATAGAAGCAGAACTGAATCAAAGACTGGGGGAactgaaaaaagagaaagatagcCTGAATTTGGAGAGAGAGGCTGCCATGAGAAGCATTGAAGAGAGTGAGAAGATCAGAGAAGCTTTGAAGTTGGAATATGAGACAGCTTTGATCAAGAttcaagaagaagaggaggtcATCAGAAATTTGAAGATTGAAGCTGAAAGTTCAGACACTGATAAAGCACGGCTTTTGGCTGAGAATGGGGGACTGAAGCAAAAACTAGATGCTGCTGGCGTGATAGAAGCAGAACTGAATCAAAGACTGGAGGAACTGAACAAAGAGAAAGATGGCATGATTTGGGAGAAAGAGGCTGCCATGAGAAGCATTGAAGAGAGTGAGAAGATCAGAGAAGCTTTGAAGTTGGAATATGAGACAGCTTTGATCAAGAttcaagaagaagaggaggtcATCGGAAATTTGAAGCTTAAAGCTGAAAGTTCAGATACTGATAAAACCCGACTTTTGGCTGAGAATGGGGAACTGAAGCAAAAACTAGATGCTGCTGGCGTGATAGAAGCAGAACTGAATCAAAGACTGGAGGAACTGAACAAAGAGAAAGATAGCCTGATTTTGGAGAGAGAGGCTGCCATGAGAAGCATTGAAGAGAGTGAGAAGATCAGAGAAGCTTTGAAGTTGGAATATGAGACAGCTTTGATCAAGAttcaagaagaagaggag gtcATCAGAAATTTGAAGATTGAAGCTGAAAGCTCAGACACTGATAAAGCACGGCTTTTGGCTGAGAATGGGGGACTGAAGCAAAAACTAGATGCTGCTGGCTTGATAGAAGCAGAACTGAATCAAAGACTGGAGGAACTGAACAAAGAGAAAGATGGCCTGATTTTGGAGAGAGAGGCTGCCATGAGAAGCATTGAAGAGAGTGAGAAGATCAGAGAAGCTTTGAAGTTGGAATATGAGACAGCTTTGATCAAGAttcaagaagaagaggaggtcATCAGAAATTTGAAGATTGAAGCTGAAAGCTCAGACACTGATAAAGCATGGCTTTTGGCTGAGAGTGGGGGACTGAAGCAAAAACTAGATGCTGCTGGCGTGATAGAAGCAGAACTGAATCAAAGACTGGAGGAACTGAACAAAGAGAAAGATGGCCTGATTTTGGAGACAGAGGCTGCCATGAGAAGCATTGAAGAGAGTGAGAAGATCAGAGAAGCTTTGAAGTTGGAATATGAGACAGCTTTGATCAAGAttcaagaagaagaggaggtcATCAGAAATTTGAAGCTCGAAGCTGAAAGCTCAGACACTGATAAAGCCCGACTTTTGGCTGAGAGTGGGGGACTGAAGCAAAAACTAGATGCTGCTGGCTTGATAGAAGCAGAACTGAATCAAAGACTGGAGGAACtgaacaaagagaaaaatagcCTGATTTTGGAGACAGAGGCTGCCATGAGAAGCATTGAAGAGAGTGAGAAGATCAGAGAAGCTTTGACGTTGGAATATGAGACAGCTTTGATCAAGAttcaagaagaagaggaggtcATCAGAAATTTGAAGCTCGAAGTTGAAAGCTCAGACACTGGTAAAGCACGACTTTTGGCTGAGAATGGAGAACTGAAGCAAAAACTAGATTCTGCTGGCGTGATAGAAGCAGAACTGAATCAAAGAATGGAGGAACTGAACAAAGAGAAAGATGGCATGATTTTGGAGAAAGAGGCTGCCATGAGAAGCATTGAAGAGAGTGAGAAGATTGGAGAAGACTTAAGAATCTTGACTGATCAGCTGCAAGAAGAAAAAGCTACCACAGGGCAAGAACTAGAAGCTCTTAAAGCAGAACTTTCTATCATGAAGCAACAGCTGGAATCTGCAGAACATCAAGTTGCAGAATTTACCCATAATCTGAGTGTCACCAAGAGGGAGAATGATTCTCTTACCTTGAAATTATCTGAAATCTCAAATGAGATGGAGCAGGCACAAAACACAATTGATGGACTCGTAGGTGAATCAGGTCACTTAAAGGATAAATTGGGTGACAGGGAAAGGGAGTACTCATCTCTTGCAGAGATGCACGAGACACATGGGAATGAATCATCAACTCGGATAAATGGATTGGAGGTACAAGTAAGAGGTCTGGAGCTGGAGCTGGGATCATCGCAAGCCCGGAATAGAGATCTTGAGGTGCAGATTGAAAGCAAGGTGGCTGAAGCAAAGCAACTGGGAGAACAGAATCAGGGATTAGAAGCCCGGATTTTGGAACTTGAAATGATGTCGAAAGTGAGAGGGGATGAACTTTCTGCTCTCATGAAGAAACTCGAGGAAAATTATAATGAATCATTCTCTAGAACAGAGAGTTTGACAGTGCAGGTCGATACTCTGCTAGCAGACTTCAAATCTATTCATGCCCAGAAAGCAGAATTGGAGGAACAGATGGTAAGTAGAGGTAATGAAGCATCGACTCGAGTTGAGGGGCTTATTGATCAGGTCAACTTGTTACAACAACAACTGGAGTCTCTACGCAGCCAGAAAGTTGAACTTGAAGTGCAACTCGAGAATAAAACTCTAGAAATTTCAGAATATCGAATTCTGATAGAAAATTTGAAAGAGGAGATAGTAAGCAAGACTGAAGATCAACAAAGAGTCCTGGCAGAAAAAGAAAGTTGCTCAGCACAAATCAATGATCTGGAACTAGAGGTGGAGACTCTGTGCAACCAGAAAACTGATCTTGGGGAGCAAATAAGTACTGAAACCAAGGAAAGGGAGCGATTGGGAGAGGAAATGGtgagattacaagaaaagatccttgaaatggaaaaaacacaaacagaGAGAGAGTTTGAGTTATCTGCCCTCCAGGAGAGACATACAAATGGGGAGATTGAAGCTTCTGCTCAGATAATGGCATTAACGGAACAGGTCAACAATCTGCATCAGGAATTGGATTCTTTGCAGACTGAGAAAAACCAAATGCAATTGCAGCTTgaaaaggagaaggaagaaTTTTCAGAAAACCTAACCGAAATGGAAAATCAGAAATCTGAGCTCGTGAGCCAGATTGCAGAGCATCGGAGAATGCTGGATGAACAGGAGGAGGCACACAAAAAGCTAAATGAGGAGCATAAGCAAGTTGAAGGCTGGTTTCAGGAGTGCAAGTTGAGTCTTGCAGTAGCAGAAAGGAAAGTTCAAGACATGGCAGAAGAATTCCAAAAGCATTTGGGTTCTAGAGATCAGATGGTAGAGCAGTTGGAAGAGATGATTGAGGACCTGAAGAGAGATCTTGAAGTAAAAGGAGATGAACTTAACACCTTGGTCGAGAATGTGCGAAATATAGAAGTTAAGCTCCGGCTGTCAAACCAGAAGCTCCGTGTCACGGAACAATTACTAACAGAGAATGAAGACACCTTTAGAAAAGCGGAAGAGAAGTATCAACAAGAACAGAGAGTGCTTGAAGAAAGGGTTGCTGTATTGTCCGGGATAATCACCGCAAATAATGAAGCTTATCACAGTATGGTTGCAGATATCTCAGAAAAAGTAAACAATTCATTGTTAGGACTGGATGCTTTGACCATGAAGTTTGAAGAAGATTGTAACAGGTATGAGAACTGTATTTTGGTAGTTTCAAAGGAGATTCTGATTGCGAAGAATTGGTTTGGGGACACAAATAATGAAAACGAAAAACTGAGAAAGGAAGTAGGTAATTTAGTTGTGCAGCTACAAGATATAAAAGAACACGAATCGGCATTAAAGGAGAAGGTTGAGCAATTAGAGGTCAAGGTGAGCAAGGAAGGAGTGGAGAAGGAGAATTTGACCAAAGCTATCAACCAACTGGAGAAAAAGGTGGTAGCATTGGAGACgatgatgaaagaaaaggatgagGGGATATTAGACCTCGGAGAGGAGAAGAGGGAAGCAATAAGGCAGCTATGCATATGGATTGAATATCACCAAAGTCGCTATGATTATCTCAGGGAGATGCTCTCAAAAATGCCCATTAGAGGCCAGAGGGCATCTTAG
- the LOC7497829 gene encoding COP1-interactive protein 1 isoform X4, producing the protein MTKKKHDFRESLKSFIGTHIDPEKDEQLKETKTEIDDKVKRILKLIKEEDLEERDGLSVENSKKEPLLELIEDVQKQYHLLYGQYDHLKGELREKVNGKHGKDTSSSSSSDSESDDSSKHKGSKNGRFESEKITDGIKQELEAANLDVAELRSKLRATSEERDALKWEHQTALNKIQEAEEIIRNLRLEAERSDAGKAQLLIENGELKQKLDSAGVIKAELNQRLEELNKEKDSLILEKEAAMRSIEESEKIREALKLEYETALIKIQEEEEVIRNLKIEAESSDTDKARLLAENGGLKQKLDAAGVIEAELNQRLEELNKEKDGMIWEKEAAMRSIEESEKIREALKLEYETALIKIQEEEEVIGNLKLKAESSDTDKTRLLAENGELKQKLDAAGVIEAELNQRLEELNKEKDSLILEREAAMRSIEESEKIREALKLEYETALIKIQEEEEVIRNLKIEAESSDTDKARLLAENGGLKQKLDAAGVIEAELNQRLEELNKEKDGMILEKEAAMRSIEESEKIREALKLEYETALIKIQEEEEVIRNLKIEAESSDTDKARLLAENGGLKQKLDAAGLIEAELNQRLEELNKEKDGLILEREAAMRSIEESEKIREALKLEYETALIKIQEEEEVIRNLKIEAESSDTDKAWLLAESGGLKQKLDAAGVIEAELNQRLEELNKEKDGLILETEAAMRSIEESEKIREALKLEYETALIKIQEEEEVIRNLKLEAESSDTDKARLLAESGGLKQKLDAAGLIEAELNQRLEELNKEKNSLILETEAAMRSIEESEKIREALTLEYETALIKIQEEEEVIRNLKLEVESSDTGKARLLAENGELKQKLDSAGVIEAELNQRMEELNKEKDGMILEKEAAMRSIEESEKIGEDLRILTDQLQEEKATTGQELEALKAELSIMKQQLESAEHQVAEFTHNLSVTKRENDSLTLKLSEISNEMEQAQNTIDGLVGESGHLKDKLGDREREYSSLAEMHETHGNESSTRINGLEVQVRGLELELGSSQARNRDLEVQIESKVAEAKQLGEQNQGLEARILELEMMSKVRGDELSALMKKLEENYNESFSRTESLTVQVDTLLADFKSIHAQKAELEEQMVSRGNEASTRVEGLIDQVNLLQQQLESLRSQKVELEVQLENKTLEISEYRILIENLKEEIVSKTEDQQRVLAEKESCSAQINDLELEVETLCNQKTDLGEQISTETKERERLGEEMVRLQEKILEMEKTQTEREFELSALQERHTNGEIEASAQIMALTEQVNNLHQELDSLQTEKNQMQLQLEKEKEEFSENLTEMENQKSELVSQIAEHRRMLDEQEEAHKKLNEEHKQVEGWFQECKLSLAVAERKVQDMAEEFQKHLGSRDQMVEQLEEMIEDLKRDLEVKGDELNTLVENVRNIEVKLRLSNQKLRVTEQLLTENEDTFRKAEEKYQQEQRVLEERVAVLSGIITANNEAYHSMVADISEKVNNSLLGLDALTMKFEEDCNRYENCILVVSKEILIAKNWFGDTNNENEKLRKEVGNLVVQLQDIKEHESALKEKVEQLEVKVSKEGVEKENLTKAINQLEKKVVALETMMKEKDEGILDLGEEKREAIRQLCIWIEYHQSRYDYLREMLSKMPIRGQRAS; encoded by the exons ATGACAAAGAAAAAGCACGATTTCCGTGAATCATTAAAATCCTTCATTGGAACTCACATTGATCCGGAGAAAGATGAACAgctaaaagaaactaaaacag AAATTGATGACAAGGTAAAAAGGATCTTGAAGCTTATCAAAGAGGAAGATCTTGAAGAACGAGATGGCCTCTCAGTAGAAAACTCCAAAAAAGAGCCTCTTCTTGAGCTAATTGAGGATGTCCAGAAACAGTACCATTTGCTCTATGGACAATATGATCATCTGAAGGGAGAGCTGAGAGAGAAAGTTAATGGCAAACATGGAAAAGATACCTCATCTTCATCTAGCTCAGACTCAGAATCTGATGATTCTTCTAAGCACAAAGGCAGTAAAAATGGTCGttttgaaagtgaaaagataaCAGATGGCATAAAGCAAGAACTTGAAGCAGCAAATCTAGACGTTGCTGAACTGAGGAGTAAGTTGAGAGCTACAAGTGAGGAAAGGGATGCTTTAAAGTGGGAACATCAAACAGCTTTGAACAAGATACAAGAAGCAGAAGAAATCATCAGAAATTTGAGGCTTGAAGCTGAACGATCAGATGCTGGCAAAGCACAACTTTTGATTGAGAATGGAGAACTGAAGCAAAAACTAGATTCTGCTGGCGTGATAAAAGCAGAACTAAATCAAAGACTGGAGGAACTGAACAAAGAGAAAGATAGCCTGATTTTGGAGAAAGAGGCTGCCATGAGAAGCATTGAAGAGAGTGAGAAGATCAGAGAAGCTTTAAAGTTAGAATATGAGACAGCTTTGATCAAGAttcaagaagaagaggag gtcATCAGAAATTTGAAGATTGAAGCTGAAAGTTCAGACACTGATAAAGCACGGCTTTTGGCTGAGAATGGGGGACTGAAGCAAAAACTAGATGCTGCTGGCGTGATAGAAGCAGAACTGAATCAAAGACTGGAGGAACTGAACAAAGAGAAAGATGGCATGATTTGGGAGAAAGAGGCTGCCATGAGAAGCATTGAAGAGAGTGAGAAGATCAGAGAAGCTTTGAAGTTGGAATATGAGACAGCTTTGATCAAGAttcaagaagaagaggaggtcATCGGAAATTTGAAGCTTAAAGCTGAAAGTTCAGATACTGATAAAACCCGACTTTTGGCTGAGAATGGGGAACTGAAGCAAAAACTAGATGCTGCTGGCGTGATAGAAGCAGAACTGAATCAAAGACTGGAGGAACTGAACAAAGAGAAAGATAGCCTGATTTTGGAGAGAGAGGCTGCCATGAGAAGCATTGAAGAGAGTGAGAAGATCAGAGAAGCTTTGAAGTTGGAATATGAGACAGCTTTGATCAAGAttcaagaagaagaggaggtcATCAGAAATTTGAAGATTGAAGCTGAAAGTTCAGACACTGATAAAGCACGGCTTTTGGCTGAGAATGGGGGACTGAAGCAAAAACTAGATGCTGCTGGCGTGATAGAAGCAGAACTGAATCAAAGACTGGAGGAACTGAACAAAGAGAAAGATGGCATGATTTTGGAGAAAGAGGCTGCCATGAGAAGCATTGAAGAGAGTGAGAAGATCAGAGAAGCTTTGAAGTTGGAATATGAGACAGCTTTGATCAAGAttcaagaagaagaggag gtcATCAGAAATTTGAAGATTGAAGCTGAAAGCTCAGACACTGATAAAGCACGGCTTTTGGCTGAGAATGGGGGACTGAAGCAAAAACTAGATGCTGCTGGCTTGATAGAAGCAGAACTGAATCAAAGACTGGAGGAACTGAACAAAGAGAAAGATGGCCTGATTTTGGAGAGAGAGGCTGCCATGAGAAGCATTGAAGAGAGTGAGAAGATCAGAGAAGCTTTGAAGTTGGAATATGAGACAGCTTTGATCAAGAttcaagaagaagaggaggtcATCAGAAATTTGAAGATTGAAGCTGAAAGCTCAGACACTGATAAAGCATGGCTTTTGGCTGAGAGTGGGGGACTGAAGCAAAAACTAGATGCTGCTGGCGTGATAGAAGCAGAACTGAATCAAAGACTGGAGGAACTGAACAAAGAGAAAGATGGCCTGATTTTGGAGACAGAGGCTGCCATGAGAAGCATTGAAGAGAGTGAGAAGATCAGAGAAGCTTTGAAGTTGGAATATGAGACAGCTTTGATCAAGAttcaagaagaagaggaggtcATCAGAAATTTGAAGCTCGAAGCTGAAAGCTCAGACACTGATAAAGCCCGACTTTTGGCTGAGAGTGGGGGACTGAAGCAAAAACTAGATGCTGCTGGCTTGATAGAAGCAGAACTGAATCAAAGACTGGAGGAACtgaacaaagagaaaaatagcCTGATTTTGGAGACAGAGGCTGCCATGAGAAGCATTGAAGAGAGTGAGAAGATCAGAGAAGCTTTGACGTTGGAATATGAGACAGCTTTGATCAAGAttcaagaagaagaggaggtcATCAGAAATTTGAAGCTCGAAGTTGAAAGCTCAGACACTGGTAAAGCACGACTTTTGGCTGAGAATGGAGAACTGAAGCAAAAACTAGATTCTGCTGGCGTGATAGAAGCAGAACTGAATCAAAGAATGGAGGAACTGAACAAAGAGAAAGATGGCATGATTTTGGAGAAAGAGGCTGCCATGAGAAGCATTGAAGAGAGTGAGAAGATTGGAGAAGACTTAAGAATCTTGACTGATCAGCTGCAAGAAGAAAAAGCTACCACAGGGCAAGAACTAGAAGCTCTTAAAGCAGAACTTTCTATCATGAAGCAACAGCTGGAATCTGCAGAACATCAAGTTGCAGAATTTACCCATAATCTGAGTGTCACCAAGAGGGAGAATGATTCTCTTACCTTGAAATTATCTGAAATCTCAAATGAGATGGAGCAGGCACAAAACACAATTGATGGACTCGTAGGTGAATCAGGTCACTTAAAGGATAAATTGGGTGACAGGGAAAGGGAGTACTCATCTCTTGCAGAGATGCACGAGACACATGGGAATGAATCATCAACTCGGATAAATGGATTGGAGGTACAAGTAAGAGGTCTGGAGCTGGAGCTGGGATCATCGCAAGCCCGGAATAGAGATCTTGAGGTGCAGATTGAAAGCAAGGTGGCTGAAGCAAAGCAACTGGGAGAACAGAATCAGGGATTAGAAGCCCGGATTTTGGAACTTGAAATGATGTCGAAAGTGAGAGGGGATGAACTTTCTGCTCTCATGAAGAAACTCGAGGAAAATTATAATGAATCATTCTCTAGAACAGAGAGTTTGACAGTGCAGGTCGATACTCTGCTAGCAGACTTCAAATCTATTCATGCCCAGAAAGCAGAATTGGAGGAACAGATGGTAAGTAGAGGTAATGAAGCATCGACTCGAGTTGAGGGGCTTATTGATCAGGTCAACTTGTTACAACAACAACTGGAGTCTCTACGCAGCCAGAAAGTTGAACTTGAAGTGCAACTCGAGAATAAAACTCTAGAAATTTCAGAATATCGAATTCTGATAGAAAATTTGAAAGAGGAGATAGTAAGCAAGACTGAAGATCAACAAAGAGTCCTGGCAGAAAAAGAAAGTTGCTCAGCACAAATCAATGATCTGGAACTAGAGGTGGAGACTCTGTGCAACCAGAAAACTGATCTTGGGGAGCAAATAAGTACTGAAACCAAGGAAAGGGAGCGATTGGGAGAGGAAATGGtgagattacaagaaaagatccttgaaatggaaaaaacacaaacagaGAGAGAGTTTGAGTTATCTGCCCTCCAGGAGAGACATACAAATGGGGAGATTGAAGCTTCTGCTCAGATAATGGCATTAACGGAACAGGTCAACAATCTGCATCAGGAATTGGATTCTTTGCAGACTGAGAAAAACCAAATGCAATTGCAGCTTgaaaaggagaaggaagaaTTTTCAGAAAACCTAACCGAAATGGAAAATCAGAAATCTGAGCTCGTGAGCCAGATTGCAGAGCATCGGAGAATGCTGGATGAACAGGAGGAGGCACACAAAAAGCTAAATGAGGAGCATAAGCAAGTTGAAGGCTGGTTTCAGGAGTGCAAGTTGAGTCTTGCAGTAGCAGAAAGGAAAGTTCAAGACATGGCAGAAGAATTCCAAAAGCATTTGGGTTCTAGAGATCAGATGGTAGAGCAGTTGGAAGAGATGATTGAGGACCTGAAGAGAGATCTTGAAGTAAAAGGAGATGAACTTAACACCTTGGTCGAGAATGTGCGAAATATAGAAGTTAAGCTCCGGCTGTCAAACCAGAAGCTCCGTGTCACGGAACAATTACTAACAGAGAATGAAGACACCTTTAGAAAAGCGGAAGAGAAGTATCAACAAGAACAGAGAGTGCTTGAAGAAAGGGTTGCTGTATTGTCCGGGATAATCACCGCAAATAATGAAGCTTATCACAGTATGGTTGCAGATATCTCAGAAAAAGTAAACAATTCATTGTTAGGACTGGATGCTTTGACCATGAAGTTTGAAGAAGATTGTAACAGGTATGAGAACTGTATTTTGGTAGTTTCAAAGGAGATTCTGATTGCGAAGAATTGGTTTGGGGACACAAATAATGAAAACGAAAAACTGAGAAAGGAAGTAGGTAATTTAGTTGTGCAGCTACAAGATATAAAAGAACACGAATCGGCATTAAAGGAGAAGGTTGAGCAATTAGAGGTCAAGGTGAGCAAGGAAGGAGTGGAGAAGGAGAATTTGACCAAAGCTATCAACCAACTGGAGAAAAAGGTGGTAGCATTGGAGACgatgatgaaagaaaaggatgagGGGATATTAGACCTCGGAGAGGAGAAGAGGGAAGCAATAAGGCAGCTATGCATATGGATTGAATATCACCAAAGTCGCTATGATTATCTCAGGGAGATGCTCTCAAAAATGCCCATTAGAGGCCAGAGGGCATCTTAG